Part of the Trypanosoma brucei gambiense DAL972 chromosome 8, complete sequence genome, CGGATCGATAATACGATTACGGTGCTTCTCCTTATACAAATAGTGCGCTACCGAGCGGAGAAGCGGTTTCTCAACGGTACGTGTAAACTCACTATCATTCCACCATGGTGAAATGACATCCTCATCTGCTTTGCCGGGGGCACCGCTCTCACCGGTGCCATCCTCCTCAGGGGACCCAAAAAGAGCCAACAGATACTGCATGGTGACAAGGTTAGCAGCATCTTCATTCCCCTCACGTAGGTGGTAGTGAAGTCGTGAAATAAAGTGCCCACAACCCCTCCCTCTGTGATGTGACAAACCGAGGACGGCGCCGCGAAGTATTGAAAAAAGCTCCGCCGCCTTGGGTTTCGAGCATTCTCCGAAAATTCGAGGCTGCGCAAATTTTTTCGAGGAAGAACACAACGAAATGCTTCCGCTGCGCATTTCCACCTGTTGCTGAAGCTTTGCCACCTCTCCAACCAACCATCTTAAGTACCCAGGGACGGGAGAAATTGTGGAAAATGTGGTAATAGGTGAGAGGCCGGCACAATGACGCTCGCCGTTGAGTCGTGCTTCAATTTCCCGCACTACACGTTTGATGAGCATATTTCCAAGGTTAACACCACGTAGTGCTGACTGCACTGAGTTGATACTGTAAAACATGGAAGTGTCTACGTCCTCTACAGGATCATGCTTTCGTGCCCCTGAACAAGCATCGGCCACCTCACCATTGGCAGCCCCCAATTGGTCGCTTTGGCGCTCCTGAACGCTTGGAGGGTGGGGACGACCTAAAATAATGTCGACGGAGCGGGCAATACCACGCGTAAGGGCCACTTGTACAGCAATTAGGGGTTCCTCCACAACCGCCGGGTGAAAAAACGCGAAGATGTGTCTATTTTTCGCAGGCTGCAACCGCTGCTTCATATCCACAAGACCCCCAACAAAGGGATGAACGCTTTCGGCGGCCATCACCTTCTCAAGCAGAAGAGGTGGGGTAGTACGCCACGTGAGTTCCTCCATAACAAGCCACTGCTTCGAGAAAAAATCGCCGAAAAGGTACTCCAGCGACACGTCAATAGATGAGACATGATGCTGACGGAGGAGCCAAAGTTCAAGCTCTCTATTCGTAGTCAGTGGACCACTGTTTGGAGGTGAATCGATTACTTGACGCGACGACTGGCGCTCATGTTGACGCTTCAACTCGGCCTGAAGCTGTGCCACCTGGCAATGGCACCTCTTTTGAAAATACATTACACATCGACGCAAATCCATCAGTCTGCGCACTCCACGCTCCACAGAAGCAGATTGCTTAAACCACATGTAATACACAGGAGAACCCGCATGTAGTGCAGCAACGCATTGCCGAAGCAAATTGTTCTTAGCCTTAACAAGCTTGGAGGacaaaacagcagcaccCACACCGCTGCGGTTCTCTTCCCTAAAGCAACTTTCCGCTGACACGGTCGCAGAACATCCACCAGCGATAAATTGACCCGATTGAGCGTTGAGGTCCTCGATATTTTGAATGGTATTGTTAAGCTGCGCCACCGCTGCTTGTACCTCTACGATATCGACGTCAAGCTCCATCAGCAGAGCAACGAAACTGAAAAACGCATCTTCTTGGTTGGGAGATATGGTCTCACTCAAGTCGAACAGCGTGCTGGGAGGAATGATAGACTCGTATACATCCCACACGGCAGACACAACAGATGGCGGTAGCCGCCCTTTCTCTCCAACCAAAACAGATTTCATTTCCTCAACAAGCGTAAATTCAGTATGAGGGTCCCGACCACTGAATACCGACCCCGACTTTGTCGTTCCATTACTTGCGGGAACTGCCGaaccatcatcaccaccaccctgCGCTAAGGCCCAAAGCCTCCGACACCAGTTCGCCAGTCGGTCCTCTGACAGTTGTAGTGTGACATCCGTTGCGTTGTACCGATGTGACACCCATGATATGTTGTCTAAGTGAAAAGGGAACCTCATACGCCTGGAGCAATAAGGGCGCCGGACTAAGGTCAACATAGTTTTGTTTTAGTCACCCCTTTCGGCAGCAGTGACTTCGGTACGCTGTGCACTTGCTCCCcctaattaaaaaaaaaaaaagattgcCCAgccttttgtgtgtgctggTGGTCGGTTCCCGCAGCTCTTTGAACCTACTCTCTTCCGTTCCTTCCGGCAGATATTCTCTCAAAACTGGCATGCCGGGTAGAAAGGCCATGTTGCCACTccaaacaaaataaggcggaaagaaaagataaaagttACATAAACAAACAGATCCCAACTTGTACGACAATGCGAAGATAACGATAAGagattcaaaacaaaaataaggaacCAACTAGCAAGTAAAAGAAGGCACACACGTCGCATAACACTGTTCGGACGGGGCCTGAAAACATGTATAAAGATGGTTAGTATGTAAACTTTGTATCTGCCCTTCAACACCAGCCCTCCCAGACTTATGCTGGAGGGCAATCATTCTAACACGGAGATGTAAGCACCGCTTAGGGGAAACGCTAACGGTGCCTCTATATATCTTCTATATGTGTGCATGGAGAAATTCTTCCGACCGCtcagcactttctttccacACCACCCAAAAGTTTCCCAATCCGAACCAGCAGATCCGCTCGCCGTCCGCTTTCCAGCGCCTCATCGCCGCAGCCACCGTAAGAACAGTCGCGAATGGTACCCCCAACTGCAGCTGCATGTTCCATACCGGAGCAGTCGCACTGTTCGTTATTATAGCTTCGACTAGCAAGTTGTCGCCACATTAAGTCACTTTTTGTTAAAGCTGGAGAGGCAAAATAGTCCCTTCCGGAGGGTAAAAGCGATCCACAGTGAAGCGAAGGTCCAAACGGCGCTCTCCACGCATCTTTCACTTCGTCGTGCACAACCTGCGGCGCTGCCTCGGGTTGTGTTGGCTCATAAATTGAAGGAGGGTGGTGATACGATGGCGTTCTGGCGAAGCGATAATCACAGGGAGCGGCACGGGAGCTGCCCAACCCAGTTGAGTAGCAGCACCGAACTGctgaagaagatgaagaaaccGGCACTGAAGAGGTAGCAAAGCCCCACGGCGCGTTGCACGAGACCCTTTGTTCCATTGGCATCTGCCACGGTCCTTGCCCAGACTCCTTGCGAGGAAATGCAAGTGACGTCCCCGTTTTAGAGGGGACTAGGGGACGAGTCATGTCGCCGCATGTCGGTTCCCATGTCTCAACATGAGCTGCGTTAGGAATCGACGGGGCGCAGAGGTGGTACACAGGGCCACGACGATGGCGGCCATTACCATTCAGATCCCCACATCCGCCGCTGTTGCTTGCACAAACAGGGGTATAGTCAACAGCTGAAGATGCCCTGGTGCACAAAGATGCGGTTCGATGGGAGCACCCGTCCCTTTTAGGTCCcactgccgctgcttttggGTTCCCTGGCCGTTTCGAAGCCTCTCGAGTGCGACTACAGCGAGATGAACTTGCGCAGGTACCAGGGTTGCGCTCCATCATTGCCTTTCCACCATGACCTTCCCCACCCGCAGCTTTTAAAGTAGACGCCTCCGCCAGGTGCCGTGATCTGCCGTTGCGAAGGTAAAAAGCCGCCATGCGCTCTGCGTCAACGGAAGCACCGCGTGTCTGCCCCCTTGGTGCCCTAGATCCACTCCCACCTCCTTCTGTAGGTGCGTACGGGTCAACATAAGTTCGAGCCGGTTCAGCCACATGGATAGCAGCGGTGGCGCGACTTGGCTTTTTCCCTATGTGATTCGAACAGCAGCCACGCAAACACTCACGTTCTGCGCAGCGGTTAACGTCAGTGCCAACTGCGGCGGCAGAGCCAGTAgtgttattatcatcaacGACAGCGACAGGAGTTACCGTAGTAAGTGTTGGTGGTTTTGCTGCACGCACCTTGCGAACAGATGCCCCACGCCGCCTCGGTACGGCACTGCATCCTGAAACTTTCAATGCTAACCGACGGCCAACAGTCTTACAGGGGCACCCCTCTTGTCGGCCGTCGTGTTCAAGGCTGCTGCGGAAACTCGAGGGAAAATGGGAGGGCCCACCAGCGGATGAAACCGACAAGGAGGACGGCTGCCGATGTTCTAAGGCCTTTTTGGTAGTAGCATGCAGTGCAGCTTCGTAGCGGTTACGCAACTCCAACAACTTAGCCTTCTCTCTGCTCAATGCCTCACCAGAAGCTGAGCCTATCCGAAAAACGTTTTGCCGTTGTACCCCTTCCATCCGAGCAACCTCAGCATCGACCAACTTGATTTGACGAAGAAGGCAACGCCGCCGCCTCTCGGTTGCACACGATCTTGCCACAGCAGGTTTCCGCTGCCCGTCCGCTTCCACACATGTGACATCCTCACGCTCAGAAACACAGCTTACTACTCTCTCAACGTGCCCCATACTGTTGGGCCTCTCCGGGGTGTTTGCGCAACTCCATAACCTTCTGTTGCTGTCACCGGAATTGGTGCCGACTTCGTCAAGAGAATCATCGGAACTAACGGTGTTACTACCATCACGcaccgctgcttctgctgcacCCGGTGGCGGCGCAGAACTAACTACTGTCAAATTTATGTCGTTGCCGCCACTGGCTGTTTTGAGGGGTGACATGAAAATAACTGCGGGTGGCAGTTGTGGAGGGTGGCACTTATTGAAACCACTATCATTGTCCCCGGAATCACCAATGCCGCCGTGGTTCAATTCATCCTTGCTTGACCCAACGGCTCTCTCCTCGGGTGGGCAGCTCTGCTTTGTAGGAGCTACACCATGGTTTGAAGAATCACATCTCCCCGTCGCCGGGGACACTGACGCCTGTAGTGGTGGCTTTAGTGCCGAGGAGTGTTTTGCACGACTGTTAGTTTGGCGTCCATTGGCATCCCCGCCTGCTGTGCAGCTAACGGAAAAAGGCAACACTTTCCGCACGCCGCACAGAACGGACTCGCCGCCACACTTCCCTTCCACCGCCGGCTGCTGTTGGATTTGTTGTTCTGGACTCCCCGCCAAGTTGTGGGTTCCGCGGATGGTATCCCCTATATCTTTCCAATCATCTGCAGGAGGGTCAGTGTTCCATagtgacgatgatgatgaaaggGAACACATTCCGGAAAGCGCTGTGGAACGAGGGGGTGAGGCGCTTACCGTTGCAACGTTTGTAAACGTGGATCGGGCGCATGTGGTCACCGTGCTACTCGGCTGAGAAAGGACAGTAACACTGTGCATCCTTCTACGATCAGCTTCTTACTTTACGGAAGGTTAACAAATTTGTGAGGATAAGGCATCAGGCGGAGCCAAACTGGTGCAgcacagagaaagaaagaaaacagagcTTGCAGTGGGAAATTATCACTACACACGAAACATTAATCTCTTTGCAACCACGCCGCTCAGACGAAGCAGCTTCAGGTGCGACTGGACAATCTCGCCCTCGTAACGAGTCGTAGGAAGTTCTATTTGACCTACGaagcacacatacacgcagAGAGAGGACGGTACGCTCAGTCCCACCACCTTTTTGCAGAAGTCGAGTCAGCAGTAGATTGCGCCGAACAGAGAATTTTTACACATGGAAATAGGAAAATAGCCACTTATTTCTTTCTATGCAACCGAACTCGTCCcccaccactaccaccaccaccaccccccccccccgcgcCTGCAGTCTCTGATCTAtttttcctcaccctcatccACACAAATTCGACGCTTCCTTATTCACATGCCGACTGTAGACTCAGCATCTAACGGATTCCCTCCCAATCCTCTGCACATTTCACTGCCAACTCCACTCTTTCCGCATTGGCAAACATGCacttgaaggaagaagagaggaaaggggtacaaatatacatacacacaccaaaGCTCTACCAGCTGTAATCAACAAAACCCCTCATCCATAGCTCACTATACAACTTCGCTCCCTAATAGAGCGAAGTTTTCTTCATGATGCGAAGGAACTCCTCCTCACTTACCTCACCGTCACCGTCCCTATCAGCCTCGTCGATCATCTCTTGTATTTCAGAGTCCGTCATGTTTTCGCCCAACTCCTGCGCGACCCGTTTCAGGTTCTTGAAGGTTATCTTTCCCGTTTTGTCGTCGTCGAATAGGTGAAACGCCTTCAACATCTCCTCACGTGAGTCACGCTCATTCATCTTGCGCGCCATCAGATCAACAAACTCGGCAAACCCGATGACGTGGTTGTCCGCACCAGGTGCAGTACCAGGTTTAACAGGTGCCGGGTCACCACGCTCCTCCATTGTCGACGCGATCAAGCGGCGCACTTCATCCTTCCGTGGTTCAAATCCCAGCGCCCTCATCGCaaccttcagttccttcacgtCAATGGTTCCACTGCCATCAGTATCGAAGAGATCGAAAGCCTCCTTAATTTCTTGGCGCTGCTCCTCCGTCAGTACGGCAAGGGCGGAGCCGCTCAGACTCATCCCCGGAGCTATCGAACGGTTCACACTCTGCGCGACGGGGGAATTACCGCCACGGTTGGTGGTGCTCATAGGTGTGTTGGCAGGTGGAGAAATCAATCAACGGCACTGCAAGTCGAAAAAATTACAATAGAGGAGTATAGTAATGCAAAAGAGCTCTTTCGCGTGGTGGCTTGTCCACCGTTTGCTGctgaataaacaaaagacaAGTTTAAAGCGAGCAGGTATGCAgaattgagcaaaaatacGAGAAAGGCAAAATGGCAGACAGTGAATTcatttcccatttttttctctcagagagaaagaaaaatgagggaGGGAAACACGTCCCTTTCGTTTATAACAACTACACGCAACTGGGGACCACCAACGTATATGGCATCACCATTCTCACAACCAGAGCAGAGGCTGGAAAAAGGGCAGAAATAGAAACAGATATAGGGAggagcgaagaaaaagaaaacatgtaAGGTGCAAAAGGAGGCTAAACGGTTAAAAAGTAcgaacacaacaacaacccacGCAACGACCCAAACCCAGTCTTGTCACACAGCTGCCTGTCAAACAACACATAAGCACGTGCAACGTCTCATCCCccggacaaaaaaaaacaaaaaagaaaacaagacaaaGTTTCTCCACGAAGCATTGCGTCAAGGCGTTTTTTACTTGAAACTTCGCTTGTGCaccctctcctttcctttactgcCGGTCATTCATTATTCCCCTCTCTCCCCCCCTCATCACTCACCTTTCGCTAATGTCCCTGATAGTTGCACACCCGGCAATCAGGAAATAGCTAGTATCAAATGACCTGATGGGGGGAAGTGGAAGTATATACTTCATAGTTTTCACTCTTACTCGCCATCCCTCGGTTGCCTTAACACTCTCTCCCTTCTCTCGCTTTCGTTTCCGCCATCCCATCCTATTCCTTCCCCAACAcatacagacacacacacacaaattaTTGCCACATTACCGTTCCACCGACAAatgcagaaaagaagaaagagtgGCTAACAAACAcgccctccttttcccctcttcacaTCCCGACTTTCTCCGTGAGTGTCCCACTCAAGCCACAGTTGCACAAAAAGGCGGAGATGCCGAGGctgtgaaaaggagaaaaggaaacgaagCCCGAATATCAgcagaaaacagaagaaaaacacgAGACGAATCCCACGTGACGCCGTACGcgcaaaagggaaaggaaaaggaaaaaagaaggagagcaAAGTTATGcacgcatacacacacaaactgaCATTAACGTCGGGTCAATGACCAAGCCGTGCGGACCGAACTGTCGTTCGATGAGCAACTGTCGCCCCTCCTACTCTTGGAGAACTTGTCTTCGTTACTATCTTCACGAGGTCGTTTGTGAGAAACCAACCTATCACTTGTGGGAGGGCAGCTGAGAAGCGAAACGTTTTCAAGCATGCGCTCCCTCCTCTGTTTGTGCTCATCTACAACCTGCTGCAACACAAGACGGCCATTCGGATCTTGCAAGAGTGACCCATGTGCTTCGATTATGGCCTGTCGCCTCTTCACACTTTCCCCATCCACGTGCAAGATGCGTGACAGCAGCGTTGGGCGTTGGTCAATGTGCAACGCATCAGGAGAGGAAGAACCCGGCCTACGGTTGGGTTCAAATACCGCTGTTAACGCACGGAATGCATGGGTGAAAGAAGTTGCAATGACATTAAAATTACGAAGTGAACTAGCTGCATTATTCTCGGGACATCCCGGGTCCTCCAGTAACACTTGTGGTGGCCCAGATTGCGGTCCTCCTCTCCCAAGCGAGCTATTGGCTCCATTGGTCATGGGCCGCACTGAAGAAGCACAAACGTCCGTACGTTTAAAGCATCTGCCAGTACCAACAACTGACAAACCGCAGCGATCATAACGAAAGTACATGCCATAATAACGGAAGAAATCCACAAGAAGGCGGCCTAGTCCACAGTAAAGACGTTGATCCGGAGAACCTGTGTATATTGGGTGTTGTTGCAAAAAACTTATTGCCATAAGGGTGAGGGCAAAGGAACCCAAACCGCCATGGTACGGTTCGTCCATTCCACGCTGATGCAAAAAGTATTTCACGACTACAATCAGCGGCTCTGCCTCGCGATAGTGTTTCAGCAAATCAATGACAATCAACGTGTTCCGCGGCCCGTCTCGTGCGTTGATGCTTATATCAACATCCAGCAACGAACCACAGTGCTGAAACTTTAGCAGCGGAACTTTTGCCTTAAGAACCAGTTGCGGGTAAGCGGTATTGCAGATGCCGGACAAACTAATCTCACGCGCCAGAAGCCTTAGAGCTTCCTCTGTCGGCACATCTACATTGAGGATAGTTATGTCAACATCGGAGAGTGGCAACAGAAGCCCTGTGGCCATACTtccaaacaccacaggtTCACACTTTGGCCACAGTTGTTTGGCGATGGTGACTACCTCCGCTTCTACTAAGCACCGTATGGCAATTTCAGCCTCAGTAGGTTGATGAAACTCGACGAAATCACATATCTCCTGGTGAAGAGCGATAGCCGCGTCTTTGGCGTATTCTTTTTGTCCGGTTAGACGACCCACACACCACAGAGGCACAGACCGTGTTTCCTCCCCCAAATAGGAGTGCCCAGGGTCGTATCCACCTTGACCTGATGAAACCTCATCTGAGGCTAAAACGCACTTTCCATTCTTCAAAGTTACAGTCGCCTGCACTGCGTATCGCGAATCCGCATTTTTTTCGCTGTCTCCC contains:
- a CDS encoding DNA polymerase sigma, putative yields the protein MKDRSAAVHVESEDVPTARARGATRNKATSSKNRPGRTPICGKDAEENALADEPAKPTSPVAVDSSDAAVDRCGSVSARNRAGDAITNKRSKVVDIPPPAPSVGLFSKFQERRGDFSSDWMLLQEENAANQPSEPPIAAELVMKLRERQAQMQISRDEVTLKTTGSSAVKNRDEGRLEALNEELRKQGADDGKSDSDVEYVPQEDTRGYRLLKQQGGEETTVVGSAVAAPSTNSDEAEKGFLDDFLGFSKGDSEKNADSRYAVQATVTLKNGKCVLASDEVSSGQGGYDPGHSYLGEETRSVPLWCVGRLTGQKEYAKDAAIALHQEICDFVEFHQPTEAEIAIRCLVEAEVVTIAKQLWPKCEPVVFGSMATGLLLPLSDVDITILNVDVPTEEALRLLAREISLSGICNTAYPQLVLKAKVPLLKFQHCGSLLDVDISINARDGPRNTLIVIDLLKHYREAEPLIVVVKYFLHQRGMDEPYHGGLGSFALTLMAISFLQQHPIYTGSPDQRLYCGLGRLLVDFFRYYGMYFRYDRCGLSVVGTGRCFKRTDVCASSVRPMTNGANSSLGRGGPQSGPPQVLLEDPGCPENNAASSLRNFNVIATSFTHAFRALTAVFEPNRRPGSSSPDALHIDQRPTLLSRILHVDGESVKRRQAIIEAHGSLLQDPNGRLVLQQVVDEHKQRRERMLENVSLLSCPPTSDRLVSHKRPREDSNEDKFSKSRRGDSCSSNDSSVRTAWSLTRR
- a CDS encoding caltractin, putative codes for the protein MSTTNRGGNSPVAQSVNRSIAPGMSLSGSALAVLTEEQRQEIKEAFDLFDTDGSGTIDVKELKVAMRALGFEPRKDEVRRLIASTMEERGDPAPVKPGTAPGADNHVIGFAEFVDLMARKMNERDSREEMLKAFHLFDDDKTGKITFKNLKRVAQELGENMTDSEIQEMIDEADRDGDGEVSEEEFLRIMKKTSLY
- a CDS encoding malonyl-CoA decarboxylase, mitochondrial precursor, putative; its protein translation is MLTLVRRPYCSRRMRFPFHLDNISWVSHRYNATDVTLQLSEDRLANWCRRLWALAQGGGDDGSAVPASNGTTKSGSVFSGRDPHTEFTLVEEMKSVLVGEKGRLPPSVVSAVWDVYESIIPPSTLFDLSETISPNQEDAFFSFVALLMELDVDIVEVQAAVAQLNNTIQNIEDLNAQSGQFIAGGCSATVSAESCFREENRSGVGAAVLSSKLVKAKNNLLRQCVAALHAGSPVYYMWFKQSASVERGVRRLMDLRRCVMYFQKRCHCQVAQLQAELKRQHERQSSRQVIDSPPNSGPLTTNRELELWLLRQHHVSSIDVSLEYLFGDFFSKQWLVMEELTWRTTPPLLLEKVMAAESVHPFVGGLVDMKQRLQPAKNRHIFAFFHPAVVEEPLIAVQVALTRGIARSVDIILGRPHPPSVQERQSDQLGAANGEVADACSGARKHDPVEDVDTSMFYSINSVQSALRGVNLGNMLIKRVVREIEARLNGERHCAGLSPITTFSTISPVPGYLRWLVGEVAKLQQQVEMRSGSISLCSSSKKFAQPRIFGECSKPKAAELFSILRGAVLGLSHHRGRGCGHFISRLHYHLREGNEDAANLVTMQYLLALFGSPEEDGTGESGAPGKADEDVISPWWNDSEFTRTVEKPLLRSVAHYLYKEKHRNRIIDPVGNFHISNGATMFRLNFLANCTADGSRQSATVMVNYLYEPACVDERVKAYGMQRSVPIGDDVIRLLNIS